A region from the Diorhabda sublineata isolate icDioSubl1.1 chromosome X, icDioSubl1.1, whole genome shotgun sequence genome encodes:
- the LOC130451364 gene encoding nuclear factor interleukin-3-regulated protein, translating to MVAEFVGRGQSGSPVNGEIPHLNSNLPATHTREMLSNSTTPVDDFNSSYGMQSVKHKELFSQRKQREFTPDNKKDDSYWDRRRRNNEAAKRSREKRRFNDMVLEQRVVELTKENAILKAQLEAIKEEYGICGESVVCVEKVLANLPSSEQVLSISKRQKITHPATPLMFTTQSPIPTPVIHQPVIGSPPPQQMPHPHNVLHPPPSSHLEPAYREPDYHHPHYQLSYHAGIHYDSNNALNLSRSRSRVQSPFEVSSNSGDESTPVALTTNEPNNSLPLKLRHKSHLGDKDAANALLALQNIKQEPGPRASPPWDGEGSSDERDSGISLGAEWSAAATAAATLQTLKQSQINMQDSGDGDTTVKHRLHSEIVRLSTEVEHLKSMMNRKEK from the coding sequence ATGGTTGCCGAATTCGTGGGCCGCGGTCAAAGTGGTTCCCCTGTAAATGGTGAAATTCCACATCTGAATTCAAACTTACCGGCAACGCACACACGTGAAATGTTGTCTAATTCGACCACTCCAGTCGACGATTTCAATTCCTCCTACGGGATGCAATCTGTTAAACATAAAGAATTATTCTCCCAGCGTAAACAGCGGGAATTCACTCCAGATAACAAGAAGGATGACAGTTACTGGGATaggagaagaagaaataatgaaGCTGCAAAAAGATCTAGAGAAAAAAGGAGATTTAATGATATGGTACTAGAACAACGTGTAGTGGAATTAACAAAAGAGAATGCTATTCTTAAAGCTCAATTGGAAGCTATTAAGGAAGAATATGGAATCTGTGGAGAAAGTGTTGTTTGTGTAGAAAAAGTTTTGGCTAATTTACCATCTAGTGAACAAGTTCTCAGTATATCGAAGAGGCAAAAAATTACTCATCCAGCTACACCTCTTATGTTTACCACCCAAAGCCCCATTCCTACACCTGTTATACATCAACCTGTAATCGGTTCCCCGCCGCCTCAACAAATGCCGCACCCTCACAATGTTCTTCATCCTCCCCCATCCTCACATTTAGAACCAGCTTACAGAGAACCAGATTACCACCATCCACATTACCAACTATCTTACCACGCTGGTATCCATTACGACTCCAACAATGCCCTGAATCTCTCCAGATCTCGATCCAGAGTACAGTCACCATTCGAAGTCTCAAGTAATTCTGGAGATGAAAGTACACCAGTTGCTTTAACCACAAATGAACCCAACAACAGTTTACCTTTAAAATTAAGACACAAATCACACCTTGGCGATAAAGACGCTGCAAATGCTCTTCTTGCCCTTCAAAACATCAAGCAGGAGCCAGGACCCCGCGCAAGTCCTCCTTGGGATGGCGAGGGCTCTAGCGACGAAAGGGACTCTGGAATTTCTCTTGGAGCTGAATGGTCGGCCGCTGCAACAGCTGCTGCTACTCTTCAGACTCTTAAACAGTCCCAAATAAATATGCAAGATAGTGGAGATGGTGATACCACTGTAAAACACAGACTGCATTCAGAAATTGTTCGACTTTCCACCGAAGTTGAGCACCTCAAGTCGATGATGAATAGGAAAGAAAAGTAA